The following nucleotide sequence is from Apium graveolens cultivar Ventura chromosome 4, ASM990537v1, whole genome shotgun sequence.
GGGTTCACCTCTATTCCCCGGGCACTGACCATGTACCCGAGAAAATTGCCACTAGAGACTCTGAAGGTACATTTGTTCGGATTGATCCTCATGTTGTTCTTTCGGAGCGTTTCGAAGCATTCTTTTAAGTCTTCGGCATGATCTTGAAATAGTGATTTTACTATCATATCATCCACATATGCTTCCATGTTCCTTCCGATCTGCTCTTTAAAGACCTTGTTCACCATTCGCTGGAATGTGGCTCCAGCGTTCTTCAGTCCGAAGGGCATTTTAATATAAGCATAAGTCCCCTTCGGAGTTATGAACGCTGTCTTGGGCACATCCCTATCATTCATAGCAATTTGATAACTAGAAAAAACGTCCAAAAAACTAAGTACCTCATATCCTGCCGTTGCGTCTATCAGTTGGTCGATGTTAGGCAAGGGGTAGTGATCCTTCGGATATGCTTTATTGAGGTCCGTGTAATCCACGCACATCCTCCATTTCCCATTCTACTTCTTgacaaccaccacattggctagCCAGTCGGGATACTCAATTTCCTCCATAAATTTGGCTTCTAACAATTTTTCCACTTCGGCCTCTATTACCTTCTGTCGTTCGACTGTAAATGTCCTCTTCCTTTGCTTTACCGGTTTGGCCTCGGGCTGCACATTCAAGCAGTGCGTTGCCGTCTTGGGATCCAATCCGGGCATGTCTTTCGGCCCCCAGGCGAACACATCATGGTATTGCCGAATGACAGTTATTACCTTTGTCTTCAGATCCGCCCCCATGTTTTTTCCAATCCGAACCATCTTTCCCGAATGGCCCGCGTACAATTCCACTTCTTCGGTCTCCGCTGCGGGTTCGACGATCGGGTTAGAGAGATCGGCCCCAAACTTCTCCAACTCGATATTCAATGTTTCCCGGCTTCCGCTGGGTTCGGACTCTGTCCGCTTCCTCTTCCTGGTTCCATTCGGTCCTTCGTATTCCTAATCCCTCTCAAGGTCTTCGAGCATTATGATTCAGGCGGTTTTCTGATCGCCCCTCATTTCTCCTACCCCTTTCTCAGTGGGGAACTTAAGTTTAAGATGGGGTATAGACTCCACTGCTTCAAAGGTCGATAAGAAGGGCCTGCCGAATATTGCATTGTACGGGCTTTTGATCCGAACTACATAGAACTTCACTAGCTTTTCAACGGTATATGGCAACTTGCCTAGGAGGACCGGTAGAGTAATCGTTCCTTCAAACTGAATGGGATGCCCTCCGATGGCATAAAGGGGAGCCTCGTTGCAAAGCTCTAGTTGCTCTCCGGCCAAGTTCATCTTGCAGTAGGTTTTGTGGAACAGTATGTTGGCCGAGCTGCCTGTATCCACCATTACTTTCCATATTTTATTCTGTCCAATGATAGGATTGATGATTAGAGGATCCTCGTGCGGGCGAATGACATCCTCGTAAGTCTTCGGTGTTGAAGGTCATGAGCATATGGGGCTTTGCTTGTCCGAACTGATACAGGTTGTAAACCTGCCGGGCATACTTTTTTTTTGCTATCTTACTATATTTATCCAGGATGCTTCCCCCAGATATAGTTTTTACTTCGCCCCTTATCCTGTCCCTTCACTCTGGCTCATCGGCCTCTATCTCCTCCTCTTGGTTCTCCTTCGGGCCCAACCTATCTCTCAGATCTCGGACGAATTGATTAAGCTCGCCGTCTTTGATCATGCGCTCAATGAGCTTTTTGAGGTGATAGCACTCATCGTTGTTATGTCCCTTGTCCCTGTGATAGTCACAATACTTATCGGGGTTTTTCTTGTGGTTCGGGACCTTCATCTTGGCGGGGCGAACAAATCCTGGCTTGCCCTTTATCtcatggagaatcttggagatCGGCGCATTCAAAGGAGTGAACACGGCCGAATCTCTATCTCGGCGCCGTTCGGCCCCGCGATCTGTTTCTTTCCTTCCTTCTTTCCTGCTATCCCTCCGGTAAGATCCTGATCTTGAGCCCTCATATCTGTTGGCTCGCTTTGATCGGTCGTCTATTCTTGAATCTTTATACTCCCCAATACTTTCCATCTATCGGCGAATATTCTCGCCTCTTACATATATATCATTCAGGGATTTTGGGGGAAAATCGTAAAGAGATGAGCGAAGCTTTTTACCTTTATAGGGGTCTAGCCCCGCCGTTAGGAAGCCCGTTGCTTTGATTTTGTCCAGGTTAGTGACCATCCCCGCTTCTTTCTTGAACCGAGCGAGATAATCCCCCAGCTCTTCATTCGCCCTCTGTCGGCAGTGGACCAGGGCTTCAGTATCCTTCGCCTTTCGGCATAGGTGCGAGTGGTACTTCAAGAACTTCCTTTTCAACTGCTCGTAGGACCCGATGGACCGAGGTTTTAGGGACTTGTACCACATCGACGCAGCCCCTTTGAGATAAGTCTTGAACATTTTGCACAACATAATATCATTGTGGCCCATCCCAACCATCAGGTGTTCATATTTTTCACACTGGTCCTCGGGGTCTCCTTTCCCATTGAACTCGCTCATCTTAGGGAATTGTCTCTCTTCACCCGGGGGGGGGTCGGTTAGCTCAATCTCTTGTGTCACAACAGGTTCTCGATCGGGCCTTCTATCACCGGACATGGCCTTCTCTAGGCGGTTGAGCCTGAGGCGGGATCCATCGGGCTCTTCGTCTGAATCAGAAGAAAAGGGTTGTTTGGTCCTTTTCCTTCGGGGATGCGAATCAGAGTCAGACTCATCTTCTTCGTCATACGCCCTATGTTCCCTTCTATCTTTATTCGCTCTGCCGGTCTCGTCGGCCCGTATCGCTTCCCTCAAGGTTCATTCTTGCAGTTCAATTTCCTCCGTTTGCAGTTGCAGGGCCTTCAACCGGAGCGCATCAGCTTCTCTTTTCTTGGCTCGCGCTTCCGCTTCCTTGTCAACTTGATCAACTTTGGCCTTACCCTTCTCCGCGGCCTTTTCTGCCCGGATCTTTAGGAGGAAGGCATGTTCTTCAGGGGTTAGTGTAATAACCCCGTCCTCATCGACTAGGGAGGACGGTTGTCCTTTGTCGGCAAAACCAGGCGGCGGTGAATGTTCATAAATTGTTTCTGTCATGATCTCGTTCTCAGCTTGTAACTCTCGtacttcccacagacggcgccaaatgttacgcCCAGATTTCTTCGGGAGCTTGAACAGGCTTCGTCTGCCTTGAAGGTGGGTTCGGCTgtacctgaaagtgaagagaatgcgagggtttgtacccccgattcacctccgatGTGAGAATCAGAATCTGGTTGTAAGGGTAGGGTAATAATACAAAAAAAGCAGAGTGTTTACGAGAATGTGTGTATGTTTTGTCTTACTTCACAAGGGTTTTTATACCCAATTCTGCCTTGAATGTCCAACCGTTACAAATCATTAAGGAGGGAGTGAAAAGGGGGCGTTATGTCCCTTGTTCTGTCCAACGGTCTGCGAGTAGTGGGCCTTGGCCTGGGCTTCCGTGGGCCTTCGTTTCGCGGGCCTGGAGGTCCTTCGGCCCAGTAGCTTAACCGCATATTGGGCCTTCGTTCGATGGGCCCTGTTGGGCTTATAACCAACAGTAACTGAAGAGGCATCCACTCATGGATGCACAAAAGGCCCCCGACCTGACTTTGGGCCTGGACCTTAAAAAATCTGGGCTTTGACCAAATCAGACTTTTCAGACTTTGATTTTGACCGAGTCGGGCCAGACTTTCCGAAAATGTCAGACTCTGTTTGGGCTCTTGAGGCTGGCCTTATCAGTTTTTTTAGGCCGGATCatttttattgaaaattctgaaaactacATATGTTggcaactagatcatcgtaaaaatgtattagtcGCCCGCATGAGTTGGCTCAGTTAGTTAAATaggggataattatcctcttggtcacaggttcgaatcccacgggaagAGAATTTACGATTATGCCTCCTGAACCAGAGTTTGTCGCTTAAGTGCGGTTTATCTTgtttcacgtgatttgcaggcttATTACGTGAGCCCgtggggtttacccagtgcgcactcGAAGGCTAGCGACTGCGGGTTCTCTACAATAAAAAAAATGTATTAGTTTGTAcataatattttatgaaaacattactgcattgaaaacatttaagttcggcaaaaaataaacatgtctatagaataatatgttttattaatattatacaaattatatagtgtacttattatatctttTTTCATTAATCCTgcaataaattatataaataatattattaatcacgaatatgtaaatatataatattacgtgtttaaagtattatttatactAGTTTACACCCCGTGCCATGCACAGATgacacatattttttttaattatttatatttttttttaaaattttgaattcaattcttaattttatttttttttaattttaaatggtatgacttcataataattatgttagtagacgtatatgttcataactttaTAGAATATTTAAACTTGTTTAAAGTGATAGCATTGATAAGGGGGGAAATGTTATAataatgaaattattattttattgggGGTGAACATATAATGTCTCCATTATGTTGGGAACTTAAAAGAAATAGTATTTTAAcatggtgattacttaatcgattaactataattctataaaagatatttgaaaaagacaatattaTTGATTGAACAATATAgttttgtttataattttatgtgtatttttaaaaaaatatatttatattttaattaaaatttgactTTTTAGTTCACATCTGTGACGgtctcaatctcggggttagaaaatgaggacccacacaccattaaactaataataattaaaacataaacTCCAATGAACTAATAACAGGATGTAAAaaggattaagtttgagacaagatataactaccaaccagataatatatattacaacccaaaatatatTATCAAATTTACATGATCGATTTCGACTTAGAACCGATAGATAACTCAATGTATCTTTACCAACTCTCCAGCtaaagcgcttgctcacacaacctgtactacctgctctggcatctggaagcctacgacacggtagggaccaccggGTACACTCTTACGAGTAGTGCGCCTAAGTATGACTATCTTCTCGCTTAACTTCCATGGTTTAAACAAAGCAAAATATATAAGCAtaaaaagctcagcaagtaactatatgaca
It contains:
- the LOC141718695 gene encoding uncharacterized protein LOC141718695; the encoded protein is MVDTGSSANILFHKTYCKMNLAGEQLELCNEAPLYAIGGHPIQFEGTITLPVLLGKLPYTVEKLVKFYVVRIKSPYNAIFGRPFLSTFEAVESIPHLKLKFPTEKGEYEGPNGTRKRKRTESEPSGSRETLNIELEKFGADLSNPIVEPAAETEEVELYAGHSGKMVRIGKNMGADLKTKVITVIRQYHDVFAWGPKDMPGLDPKTATHCLNVQPEAKPVKQRKRTFTVERQKVIEAEVEKLLEAKFMEEIEYPDWLANVVVVKK